The following proteins are co-located in the Betta splendens chromosome 9, fBetSpl5.4, whole genome shotgun sequence genome:
- the f2rl2 gene encoding LOW QUALITY PROTEIN: proteinase-activated receptor 3 (The sequence of the model RefSeq protein was modified relative to this genomic sequence to represent the inferred CDS: inserted 1 base in 1 codon) yields MASLVSRLLLFVIAVQSFQHEGNKTSSLTGTSTGLIPKTFGGRRSRPKNTPMPAKLHPSTVPWLDVDPSAPVTAYATGPLSTWVIPSSYILAMLVGIPSNAYILSFLRVRLRAKPSYKVILYLNLALSDLLLLLSLALRVHYHFNGNNWIFGEAPCRLVTALFYGNVYCSAQTIACISLRRYMAVVRPFLYRRLAKTRLTAWTCIVLWILFGMVVLPELLVRQSYQINQLGVTTCHDVQPVTDHSLFLGPYRLMMTCLGFIVPFLICIYTHASVVYHLSQSGCDWKPFIKVSTVVFVIFVVCFLPSGILHIIHYIRLFTSGDDKLYGDYRVAVCLCCFHSCLDPFFXVLISKMAASELQFISFRGISQPPAAKTAAKT; encoded by the exons ATGGCCAGCCTTGTGTCACGGTTACTCCTCTTTGTGATCGCAGTTCAGAGCTTTCAGCATGAGG GAAACAAAACCAGTTCTTTGACTGGCACTTCGACTGGTCTGATACCAAAAACctttggaggaaggaggagcagaccTAAAAACACCCCCATGCCAGCAAAGCTACATCCCAGCACAGTCCCCTGGCTTGACGTGGACCCAAGTGCTCCCGTGACAGCCTATGCCACAGGGCCCCTCAGTACCTGGGTCATACCTTCATCCTACATCCTGGCCATGCTGGTGGGGATCCCCTCCAACGCCTACATTCTGAGCTTTCTCAGAGTCAGACTCAGAGCAAAGCCGTCATACAAAGTCATTCTTTACCTGAACCTGGCATTGTccgacctgctgctcctgctttccCTAGCGCTGCGGGTTCACTACCACTTCAATGGAAACAACTGGATATTTGGGGAAGCCCCCTGCAGACTCGTCACAGCCTTGTTTTATGGCAATGTTTACTGCTCAGCTCAGACTATAGCTTGCATCAGTCTGAGGCGCTACATGGCTGTGGTCAGACCATTTCTCTACAGACGACTGGCTAAGACTAGGCTGACAGCGTGGACATGCATAGTTTTATGGATTCTGTTTGGAATGGTTGTTTTGCCTGAGCTCCTGGTCAGACAGAGCTACCAGATTAACCAGCTGGGAGTCACCACCTGCCATGACGTGCAGCCTGTAACGGATCATTCCCTTTTCCTGGGGCCCTACAGGCTGATGATGACTTGTTTAGGATTCATAGTCCCTTTCCTCATTTGCATCTATACCCATGCGTCAGTGGTGTACCACCTGAGTCAGTCTGGGTGTGACTGGAAGCCTTTTATAAAGGTTAGCACCGTAGTCTTTGTCATCTTTGTGGTGTGCTTCTTGCCCAGCGGTATCCTGCACATCATACACTACATCCGTCTGTTTACCAGTGGCGACGACAAACTGTATGGAGACTACAGAGTTGCCGTTTGCCTCTGCTGTTTCCACAGTTGTCTAGATCCTTTCT GTGTGCTCATTTCCAAGATGGCGGCTTCCGAACTACAGTTCATTTCATTTCGTGGGATATCTCAGCCACCAGCAGCTAAGACAGCAGCTAAGACATGA